In Terriglobales bacterium, a genomic segment contains:
- a CDS encoding M1 family aminopeptidase, with the protein MPPGPLTALYLRLRSVGLDAARVYTVRDAVLDRDGVQFIFDDGTIAFTEAVDGRITGAFFEGDGEMLLSPPDQVERASLARFTGSPILTEKFSSAYLRFTDDVFRELQPYLWQAEGAESEDFVRRWDPVARTLAEPDALRVLLSYANQPPRPLDGASDESPEAASRMLHARITGEALGTFEVRIDALLGESVAAGQIAWREGVAYYDLWTSFPGRSRRTSATGREVDSSFAPEVEVWVSAYRIRAEVKPPTRLEAEAELDLEVRGAGRRLLGFELSRNLRVESVTADGRPLEVIQNEALRGSELARRGNDLVAVIFPQAIPVGRKLTLRFRYGGDVLLDAGGGLLYVGARGTWFPNRGLAMADYDLQFRYPEDWTLVATGRRVSLETKDGFTVSRWVSDRPIPLAGFNLGRYESARAEASGAVIETYAARSVEDAFPHSSMLIQPPGGDPRLINLPRTPMAVPAARPQPARYAQELADRTARSLDFLSQRLGPFPYRQLSITQMPGRDSQGWPGLIFLSSYAFLTPEERTRAGLGAVDNIRFGHVTPAHETAHQWWGDLILWRTYRDQWVVESLSNYLALLELEEQKPDEFRKLMDSYRDELLRKSASGAPYIEAGPVTLGLRLSSSRFPDGYDVVAYGRGTWLFHMLRHLLRDPAGGRDADAVFFQVLRRLRERHQGRDLSTADLQQAFEEVVPPSLRIEGQASLDWFFEGWVRGTAVPRIELADVRFERRGAKSVAVGRLIQKDAPDQLITSVPVYAQPVRGAPVFLGRVFADGPETEFRLPVSAGVTRLLLDPHFTLLRRP; encoded by the coding sequence TTGCCGCCCGGACCCCTGACGGCGCTCTACCTCCGCCTGCGCTCGGTCGGCCTGGATGCCGCCCGCGTCTACACCGTGCGCGACGCCGTGCTCGACCGCGACGGCGTGCAGTTCATCTTCGACGACGGCACCATCGCCTTCACCGAAGCCGTGGACGGCCGCATCACCGGGGCGTTCTTCGAGGGCGATGGGGAAATGCTGCTCTCGCCGCCCGACCAGGTGGAGCGCGCTTCGCTGGCCCGCTTCACTGGTTCTCCGATTCTCACTGAAAAATTCTCCAGCGCCTATCTGCGCTTCACCGACGATGTCTTCCGCGAACTCCAGCCCTATCTGTGGCAGGCCGAGGGCGCCGAGAGCGAGGACTTCGTCCGCCGCTGGGATCCGGTGGCCCGCACGCTTGCCGAGCCCGACGCGCTGCGGGTGCTTCTCAGCTACGCCAACCAGCCGCCACGCCCGCTCGACGGCGCTTCCGATGAGAGTCCGGAGGCCGCTTCCCGCATGCTCCACGCCCGCATCACCGGCGAGGCGCTGGGCACCTTCGAGGTGCGCATCGACGCGCTGCTGGGCGAGAGCGTCGCCGCCGGCCAGATCGCCTGGCGCGAAGGTGTTGCCTACTACGACCTCTGGACATCGTTCCCCGGCCGCAGCCGCCGCACCTCGGCCACCGGCCGCGAGGTGGATTCCAGCTTCGCTCCCGAAGTGGAAGTGTGGGTTTCGGCCTATCGCATTCGCGCCGAAGTGAAGCCGCCCACGCGCCTGGAAGCCGAAGCCGAACTCGATCTGGAAGTCCGTGGCGCCGGCCGCCGTTTGCTCGGCTTCGAGCTTTCCCGAAACCTGAGAGTCGAGTCAGTCACCGCCGACGGCCGGCCGCTCGAAGTCATCCAGAACGAAGCCCTGCGCGGCAGCGAGCTGGCGCGCCGCGGCAACGACCTGGTGGCCGTCATCTTCCCGCAAGCGATTCCGGTCGGACGCAAGCTCACCCTGCGTTTTCGCTACGGAGGCGACGTGCTCCTGGATGCCGGCGGCGGATTGCTCTACGTCGGCGCTCGCGGCACCTGGTTTCCCAACCGCGGCTTGGCCATGGCCGACTACGACCTGCAATTCCGCTACCCGGAAGACTGGACGCTGGTGGCCACGGGCCGTCGCGTCTCGCTCGAAACCAAGGACGGCTTCACAGTTTCGCGCTGGGTATCCGACCGGCCCATTCCGTTGGCCGGGTTCAATCTCGGCCGCTACGAGAGCGCGCGCGCTGAGGCCTCGGGCGCGGTCATCGAAACCTACGCTGCGCGCAGCGTGGAAGATGCCTTTCCACACTCGAGCATGTTGATCCAGCCGCCGGGCGGCGACCCCCGGCTCATCAACCTGCCGCGCACGCCGATGGCGGTACCCGCGGCCCGCCCGCAGCCGGCGCGCTACGCGCAGGAACTCGCCGACCGCACCGCCCGCTCCCTCGACTTCCTTTCGCAGCGCCTGGGGCCGTTCCCCTACCGGCAGCTTTCCATCACCCAGATGCCGGGACGCGACAGCCAGGGCTGGCCCGGCCTCATCTTCCTCTCCAGTTACGCCTTTCTCACCCCGGAAGAACGCACGCGGGCCGGGCTCGGCGCCGTGGACAACATCCGCTTCGGACACGTCACTCCGGCCCACGAAACGGCTCACCAGTGGTGGGGCGACCTCATCCTGTGGCGCACGTACCGCGACCAGTGGGTCGTGGAGTCGCTCTCCAACTACCTCGCGCTACTCGAGCTGGAAGAACAGAAGCCCGATGAGTTCCGCAAGCTGATGGATTCCTACCGCGACGAGCTGTTGCGCAAGTCGGCCAGCGGTGCGCCTTACATCGAAGCCGGACCCGTCACCCTGGGCCTGCGGCTCTCTTCCTCCAGGTTTCCCGACGGGTACGACGTGGTGGCCTATGGCCGCGGCACCTGGCTCTTCCACATGCTGCGTCACCTGTTGCGCGACCCCGCCGGCGGCCGCGATGCCGACGCCGTCTTTTTCCAGGTGCTGCGCCGGCTGCGCGAACGCCACCAGGGCCGTGACCTCTCCACCGCCGACCTGCAGCAGGCCTTCGAGGAAGTCGTGCCGCCCTCACTGCGCATCGAGGGCCAGGCGTCGCTCGACTGGTTCTTCGAGGGTTGGGTGCGCGGCACGGCCGTCCCGCGAATCGAGCTGGCCGATGTCCGGTTCGAGCGCCGCGGTGCGAAGAGCGTTGCCGTCGGCCGGCTCATCCAGAAGGACGCGCCCGACCAGCTCATCACGTCCGTGCCCGTCTATGCGCAACCCGTCCGCGGCGCACCGGTGTTCCTGGGCCGCGTCTTCGCCGATGGCCCCGAGACCGAGTTTCGCCTTCCCGTCTCCGCCGGCGTCACTCGCTTGCTGCTCGACCCGCACTTCACTCTTCTGCGCCGGCCGTAG
- a CDS encoding DUF1697 domain-containing protein translates to MALVVFFRGVNVGGHRRFRPSLLARELSRYGVVNVGAAGTFVVRRPGSQAKFRAELLRKLPFETEVMLCSGRDLLRLERENPFGTEATRPDVVRFVSVLSKAGRGPASIPFTLPPRGKWLVRLIASNNRFVFGVYRRHMKTIGYLGQIDKLFGVPATTRNWNTIIAVVRILKSEDKEG, encoded by the coding sequence ATGGCTCTCGTGGTCTTCTTTCGGGGCGTCAATGTGGGCGGGCACAGGAGGTTTCGCCCCAGCCTCCTGGCCCGAGAACTGAGCCGCTATGGGGTGGTGAATGTGGGTGCGGCCGGCACGTTTGTCGTTCGGAGACCAGGGTCGCAGGCAAAGTTCCGTGCCGAGCTGCTCCGGAAGCTGCCGTTCGAAACAGAGGTGATGCTCTGCAGCGGTCGCGATCTTCTCCGGCTGGAGAGGGAGAATCCCTTTGGAACCGAGGCCACACGTCCCGATGTGGTTCGGTTCGTGAGCGTCCTGTCGAAAGCAGGCCGCGGCCCGGCCTCCATTCCATTCACGCTTCCGCCCCGCGGGAAGTGGCTGGTGCGATTGATCGCGTCGAACAACCGATTCGTTTTCGGCGTGTACCGCCGCCACATGAAAACGATCGGTTATCTGGGCCAGATCGACAAACTGTTCGGGGTGCCCGCGACCACACGGAACTGGAACACCATCATCGCCGTCGTGCGCATTCTGAAGAGTGAGGACAAGGAGGGCTAG
- a CDS encoding NAD(P)H-dependent oxidoreductase — MEHDGIGIVVIRGSVRPNNYTTMAAALVVDELQREPRVRVEVIDPAALSLPLPGTNPDASGTKVLQQKVAAATGVVLATPEYHGSFSSVMKLVIENLGFPSVLAGKPVALLGVAAGAIGAIKSLEQLRGVVSHIGALPLPLAVSVANVQKVFAADGRCLDPAMEKLVRSVGLNLLDYIRQNLCPRITLERILREGPSALAAAG, encoded by the coding sequence ATGGAACACGATGGAATCGGCATTGTCGTCATTCGCGGCAGCGTTCGGCCGAACAACTACACCACGATGGCGGCGGCGCTGGTGGTGGACGAACTGCAGAGGGAGCCGCGAGTCAGAGTGGAAGTGATCGACCCGGCCGCGCTTTCGCTTCCGCTGCCGGGGACGAATCCAGACGCGAGCGGAACAAAGGTCCTGCAACAAAAGGTCGCAGCGGCAACGGGTGTGGTTCTGGCTACGCCGGAATACCACGGCAGCTTCAGCAGCGTGATGAAGCTGGTGATCGAGAACCTGGGTTTTCCCTCGGTGCTGGCCGGCAAGCCGGTGGCGCTGCTAGGCGTGGCGGCGGGGGCGATCGGCGCCATCAAGTCGCTGGAGCAACTGCGCGGCGTGGTGTCGCACATCGGCGCTCTCCCGTTGCCGCTTGCCGTCTCGGTAGCGAACGTGCAGAAAGTGTTTGCCGCCGACGGCCGCTGTCTCGATCCTGCGATGGAGAAGCTGGTGCGAAGCGTGGGCCTCAATCTTCTCGATTACATCCGGCAGAACCTCTGTCCGAGGATCACGCTGGAGCGCATCCTGCGGGAAGGGCCTTCCGCGCTGGCGGCTGCCGGCTGA
- a CDS encoding MFS transporter, which yields MSHERISVATYWRLARHNANFRRLWLAQIVSEMGDWFYALAVYSLLLEFTGRAESVALALVLQVFPQTLFGPTSGVVNDRLPRRQVMIASDLVRAAVVLVMLLVRSREMVTLVYPLLALESMMAAMFEPARTSVIPNLVRRPEIIVANTLSATTWSFNLAMGSTLGGLVAAALGRDAVFILNGASFLVSAWLIARMRFAEPHTEGHPPFRLRDLVDFTPIAEGIRYVRGDARLATTLFVKSGLGIVGASWVLFPVMGRRMFPLHGYGLDVERGAMLSMSLLLGARGVGALIGPLAVAPWAQQKQPRLRLGIVAGLALAGLGYALLSRAPNLPLACAAVALGHVGASVVWVFSTTLLQLNVEDRFRGRVFAAELGFAFFAIGTGAWLAGRFIDRGVALPHVALAIGVVAWMAAALWALAQRAWKRPTMAIAGEAAVVPPEGPPLA from the coding sequence ATGTCGCATGAACGCATTTCCGTTGCCACCTACTGGCGCCTGGCGCGCCACAACGCCAACTTCCGCCGCCTGTGGCTGGCGCAGATCGTCAGCGAGATGGGCGACTGGTTCTACGCCCTGGCGGTGTACAGCTTGCTGCTCGAATTCACCGGGCGCGCCGAGTCGGTGGCGCTGGCGCTGGTCCTGCAGGTATTTCCGCAGACGCTGTTCGGCCCGACCTCGGGAGTGGTGAACGACCGCTTGCCGCGGCGGCAGGTGATGATCGCCTCCGACCTGGTGCGCGCCGCCGTGGTGCTGGTGATGCTGCTGGTGCGCAGTCGCGAGATGGTGACGCTGGTGTATCCGCTGCTGGCGCTGGAGAGCATGATGGCGGCCATGTTCGAGCCGGCACGAACGTCGGTGATTCCCAACCTCGTGCGGCGGCCGGAGATCATCGTGGCCAACACGCTTTCCGCCACCACCTGGTCCTTCAATCTGGCCATGGGCTCGACCTTGGGCGGACTGGTGGCCGCCGCCCTGGGACGCGATGCCGTCTTCATCCTGAACGGCGCTTCGTTCCTGGTTTCGGCGTGGCTGATTGCGCGCATGCGCTTCGCGGAGCCGCACACGGAGGGCCATCCGCCCTTCCGCTTGCGCGACCTGGTGGACTTCACGCCCATCGCCGAGGGCATCCGTTACGTGCGCGGCGACGCACGTCTGGCGACGACCTTGTTTGTCAAGTCCGGGCTGGGCATCGTGGGCGCAAGCTGGGTGCTCTTCCCGGTGATGGGACGCCGCATGTTCCCACTGCACGGATACGGGCTCGATGTGGAACGCGGCGCAATGCTGTCCATGAGCCTGCTGCTGGGGGCGCGCGGCGTGGGAGCGCTGATCGGACCGTTGGCGGTGGCCCCCTGGGCGCAACAGAAGCAACCGCGCCTGCGGTTGGGGATCGTCGCCGGGCTGGCGCTGGCGGGCTTGGGCTACGCGCTGCTCAGCCGCGCTCCGAACCTGCCCCTGGCCTGCGCCGCGGTCGCCCTGGGACACGTGGGCGCGAGCGTGGTGTGGGTGTTCTCGACCACGCTGCTGCAATTGAACGTCGAGGACCGCTTTCGCGGACGGGTTTTCGCCGCCGAGCTGGGCTTTGCCTTTTTCGCCATCGGCACGGGCGCATGGCTGGCCGGCCGGTTCATCGATCGCGGCGTCGCCCTGCCGCACGTGGCCCTGGCGATCGGCGTGGTTGCGTGGATGGCCGCGGCGCTGTGGGCCCTGGCACAGCGGGCATGGAAGCGTCCAACAATGGCGATCGCCGGCGAAGCCGCCGTGGTCCCGCCCGAGGGACCGCCGCTGGCGTGA
- a CDS encoding VOC family protein, translating into MPADGAGEARRFYVHVLGMAEIAKPHGLEATGSIWFASGGVELHLGIDPNFKPATKAHPAFRCRDYDTLIDRLRKAEVEVKTDGRIPGVRRCHISDPFGNRIELIAE; encoded by the coding sequence ATGCCTGCGGATGGAGCAGGCGAAGCCCGCCGTTTCTACGTCCATGTCCTGGGAATGGCCGAGATCGCGAAGCCACACGGGCTGGAAGCAACCGGCAGCATCTGGTTCGCGAGTGGTGGGGTTGAGCTGCACCTGGGAATCGATCCGAACTTCAAGCCCGCGACCAAGGCTCACCCCGCTTTCCGCTGCCGTGACTACGACACCCTGATTGACCGGCTGCGCAAGGCTGAGGTGGAGGTGAAAACCGACGGAAGGATTCCCGGCGTGCGTCGTTGCCACATCTCCGATCCATTCGGGAACCGCATCGAACTGATTGCAGAGTAG
- the hemE gene encoding uroporphyrinogen decarboxylase, translating into MSAPDSRFVRACKGLPVDATPVWFMRQAGRYMAEYRAVRKRHSLVEICKTPALAAEVTITAAEKLNVDAAIIFADLLLPLEPMGMPFHFEAGEGPVVERPIREAADVAALRTDRTADLGYVAESIRRVVSHFGARLPVIGFAGAPFTLASYMIEGGGSRNYLETKKLMYRQPAVWDDLMRKLVAVLGEYLVAQARAGADALQIFDSWVGCLAPEDYRLYVLPYTTELVQRAQSSGVPVILFGTETSTLLAAMQETGADVVGVDWRIPLDDAWRMLGFRGAIQGNLDPAALFAEWGEVRERAHDVLRRAGGRAGHIFNLGHGILPGTPVENVRALVECVHEYAARETATQTRME; encoded by the coding sequence ATGTCCGCGCCCGACTCCCGCTTCGTCCGCGCCTGTAAAGGGCTGCCCGTGGACGCTACGCCCGTCTGGTTCATGCGCCAGGCGGGACGCTACATGGCCGAATACCGCGCGGTGCGCAAGCGGCACTCGCTGGTGGAGATCTGCAAGACGCCCGCGCTGGCCGCCGAGGTCACCATCACCGCGGCGGAGAAACTGAATGTGGATGCGGCCATCATTTTCGCCGACCTGCTCCTGCCGCTTGAGCCCATGGGGATGCCGTTCCACTTCGAGGCCGGCGAAGGCCCGGTAGTGGAACGGCCCATCCGCGAGGCGGCCGACGTCGCTGCGCTGCGCACCGACCGCACCGCCGACCTGGGCTACGTGGCGGAGTCCATCCGTCGCGTGGTCTCGCATTTCGGAGCGCGTCTGCCGGTGATCGGTTTTGCCGGCGCGCCCTTCACCCTGGCCAGCTACATGATCGAAGGCGGCGGCTCGCGCAACTACCTCGAGACCAAGAAGCTCATGTACCGCCAGCCTGCCGTCTGGGACGATTTGATGCGCAAGCTGGTGGCGGTACTGGGCGAATATCTGGTGGCGCAGGCGCGCGCCGGCGCTGACGCTCTGCAGATCTTCGACAGTTGGGTCGGATGTCTCGCGCCGGAAGACTATCGCCTCTACGTCCTGCCGTATACCACCGAGCTGGTGCAGCGAGCTCAGTCCTCCGGCGTGCCGGTGATCCTGTTCGGCACGGAGACCTCGACGCTGCTCGCTGCCATGCAGGAGACCGGCGCCGATGTCGTCGGCGTCGACTGGCGCATCCCGCTCGACGATGCCTGGCGCATGCTGGGCTTCCGGGGCGCCATTCAGGGCAATCTGGATCCGGCGGCCCTGTTCGCCGAATGGGGAGAAGTCCGCGAGCGGGCCCACGACGTGCTGCGCCGCGCCGGCGGACGCGCAGGGCATATCTTCAACCTTGGCCACGGCATCCTGCCGGGCACGCCGGTGGAGAACGTGCGGGCGCTGGTGGAGTGCGTCCACGAGTACGCCGCCCGCGAGACTGCCACCCAAACGAGAATGGAATGA
- the hemH gene encoding ferrochelatase, whose translation MNATSSTAVLLLAHGSPDSPADVPEFVLSVTGGRALPPAAVEEIQRRYAAIGRSPLTDITLRQGRALEELLKTPVYVGMRNWRPFIADVVPQMAEAGVTRAVAICLAPQNSRTSVGLYRRAAEQAAAGRVELDFVESWHDHPLLIRAFAEKLETGWKGACAEAGAKLPVIFTAHSVPERTIAEGDPYAQQARETAAMVAMQVPSLAVDDWTFAFQSQGMSGGPWLGPTVEEIIRALKEKGHRGVFMQPIGFVCDHVEVLYDIDIAFRAFAEAQGMRLWRAGSLNDSPTFMAALADVARSRLAPPASGEPRPSLVRIAPTGQ comes from the coding sequence ATGAACGCAACTTCTTCGACCGCCGTCCTGCTGTTGGCGCATGGCAGCCCGGATTCTCCCGCCGATGTTCCCGAGTTTGTGCTCTCCGTAACCGGCGGACGTGCGCTGCCGCCGGCCGCGGTCGAAGAGATTCAGCGCCGTTACGCCGCCATCGGCCGCTCGCCGCTCACCGACATCACGCTTCGCCAGGGCAGAGCCCTGGAGGAATTGCTGAAGACGCCGGTGTACGTCGGCATGCGCAACTGGAGGCCGTTCATCGCCGACGTGGTGCCGCAAATGGCAGAGGCCGGCGTCACGCGTGCGGTCGCTATCTGTCTTGCGCCCCAGAACTCACGCACCAGCGTGGGACTCTACCGCCGTGCCGCCGAACAGGCCGCTGCCGGTCGCGTCGAGCTCGATTTCGTCGAGAGCTGGCACGACCATCCGTTGCTCATCCGTGCTTTCGCGGAAAAGCTCGAAACCGGATGGAAGGGCGCCTGCGCCGAAGCCGGCGCCAAGCTGCCGGTCATCTTCACGGCACACAGCGTCCCCGAGCGCACGATTGCGGAAGGCGATCCCTATGCCCAGCAGGCGCGCGAGACCGCCGCGATGGTCGCCATGCAGGTACCGTCGCTCGCCGTCGACGACTGGACGTTCGCCTTCCAGAGCCAGGGAATGTCCGGCGGGCCCTGGCTGGGGCCGACCGTAGAGGAGATCATTCGCGCCCTCAAGGAGAAAGGGCACCGCGGCGTCTTCATGCAGCCCATTGGATTTGTCTGCGACCACGTCGAAGTGCTCTACGACATCGATATCGCGTTCCGCGCGTTCGCCGAAGCGCAGGGCATGCGGCTATGGCGCGCCGGGTCGCTGAATGACTCGCCGACGTTCATGGCCGCGCTGGCCGATGTGGCCCGCTCGCGCCTGGCACCGCCCGCCAGCGGCGAGCCGCGTCCTTCGCTGGTCAGGATTGCGCCGACCGGGCAATGA
- the hemG gene encoding protoporphyrinogen oxidase produces MKRIAIVGGGIAGLSAAFELEQRRRQGDALEYALYERAPRLGGVIRTERTDNGCLIEAGPDAFLTEKPWAAELCCELGLSDQLLGSNDAQRRTCIVVRGRLVPIPEGLQFMVPTRIAPVLSTPLFSFRTKLRMAREWFLSPRGPAGDESAADFVARHFGREVVERLADPLLAGVYGGTAESLSARAVLPRFVAMEEKHGSLARAMSVRRTRTAPPNPAPPLFTTLRNGMQQMVEALAVRLDPAALRLGVEVRRVVHQAGRWRVAGDSSGEDFDAVILAVPAYVAAALLRDSHTRLPGLLEQIPYSSSVTVALGYDSAVPLPAGFGFLVPRTEGLRLLACTFVHNKFPHRAPEGWRLLRVFLGGRSDERAGELTDAEIAAIVRDELRQLLCLETEPRFVRIYRWPRAMAQYEVGHLERLAEITRLRKGLPGLFLAGNAYGGIGVPDCVREGRQAARDALVIPSERDGTQ; encoded by the coding sequence ATGAAGCGCATCGCCATCGTCGGCGGCGGCATCGCGGGTCTGAGCGCCGCCTTCGAGCTGGAACAGCGGCGAAGGCAGGGTGATGCGCTCGAGTACGCCCTCTACGAGCGTGCGCCGCGCCTGGGCGGCGTCATTCGCACGGAACGTACCGATAACGGATGCCTGATCGAAGCCGGCCCTGACGCCTTCCTCACCGAGAAACCCTGGGCCGCCGAGCTCTGCTGCGAACTCGGCCTCAGCGACCAGCTTTTGGGCTCGAACGATGCCCAGCGGCGTACCTGCATCGTAGTGCGTGGCCGCCTGGTACCGATTCCCGAGGGTCTGCAGTTCATGGTGCCGACGCGGATTGCGCCCGTGCTCTCGACGCCGCTGTTTTCGTTCCGCACGAAGTTGCGCATGGCGCGGGAGTGGTTCCTGTCGCCGCGTGGCCCAGCGGGCGACGAATCCGCGGCCGACTTCGTCGCGCGGCACTTCGGCCGCGAGGTGGTGGAGCGTCTCGCCGACCCGCTGCTGGCCGGCGTCTACGGCGGCACGGCGGAGAGCCTCAGCGCCCGCGCCGTCCTGCCGCGCTTTGTTGCCATGGAGGAGAAACACGGCAGCCTGGCACGCGCCATGAGCGTGCGGCGCACGAGAACCGCTCCGCCGAATCCTGCGCCGCCGCTCTTCACTACGCTGCGAAACGGCATGCAACAGATGGTCGAGGCCCTTGCTGTGCGGCTGGATCCGGCTGCTTTGCGGCTGGGCGTCGAAGTCCGCCGCGTCGTGCATCAGGCGGGCAGGTGGCGCGTCGCTGGAGACAGCAGCGGGGAAGACTTCGACGCCGTCATCCTGGCCGTGCCTGCGTATGTCGCGGCTGCCCTTCTTCGAGACAGCCACACGCGGTTGCCCGGGCTGCTGGAGCAGATTCCCTACAGCTCCTCGGTGACCGTTGCCCTGGGCTACGACTCTGCTGTTCCTCTGCCCGCAGGCTTCGGCTTCCTGGTGCCACGCACGGAAGGCCTCCGCCTGCTGGCCTGCACGTTCGTTCACAACAAATTTCCCCACCGTGCGCCGGAGGGCTGGCGACTGCTGCGGGTGTTTCTCGGCGGCCGCAGCGACGAACGTGCGGGCGAGCTGACGGACGCCGAGATCGCCGCCATCGTCCGCGACGAGCTGCGGCAGCTCCTCTGCCTGGAAACCGAGCCGCGCTTCGTCCGAATCTACCGCTGGCCGCGCGCCATGGCGCAATACGAAGTCGGTCACCTGGAACGCCTGGCTGAGATTACCCGTTTGCGGAAGGGACTTCCCGGACTGTTCCTCGCGGGAAATGCCTACGGCGGCATCGGCGTACCCGACTGCGTCCGAGAGGGCCGGCAGGCTGCCAGGGATGCTCTTGTTATTCCCAGCGAGCGCGATGGAACGCAGTGA
- a CDS encoding aminotransferase class III-fold pyridoxal phosphate-dependent enzyme: MSRVHPSARRSALLRRSFLRPYPEAVRGRGAWLWDADGRRYLDLAGSAAVNFIGHGVGEVAEAMARQARALEFVHSSQFVTRVAEDFAAEVLAFAGEHFRGGKVYFTGGGSEAVETALKLARQYQVETGHARRFRILSRWQSYHGATLGALAVSGNRRRRDIYVPMVRRPRQFEHVGLPYCYRCAYECGRCARSYADEVEQALEDSRSTTAAFIFEPVSGATLGAAVPPRGYLERVARMCRRRGVLLIADEVMTGFGRTGRNFAVEHFGVEPDILVAGKGIASGYAPLGAVIASRDVADAIARGSGAFVHGFTYNAHPVAMAAGRAVLSYMRRKRLVPAADSARGGSAAAAFARALDLLRQCRSVGDVRGIGLLRGVEFVAEKESKRPFPPKLDFAGRVAQAAARRGVLVYPMQGCVDGLRGDHLLLAPPAVITPQEIAWAVERLHAAIEEAEGN, from the coding sequence ATGTCGCGCGTCCATCCTTCCGCCCGCCGCTCCGCGCTGCTGCGCCGCTCATTCCTGCGTCCTTACCCGGAAGCGGTGCGCGGCCGCGGCGCCTGGCTGTGGGACGCGGACGGCCGCCGCTATCTCGACCTGGCAGGCAGCGCCGCCGTCAACTTCATCGGCCACGGCGTAGGCGAGGTGGCGGAAGCCATGGCCCGCCAGGCACGCGCGCTCGAGTTCGTCCACTCCAGCCAGTTTGTCACCCGCGTGGCGGAAGACTTCGCCGCGGAAGTCCTTGCCTTCGCCGGCGAGCACTTCCGCGGCGGCAAGGTCTACTTCACCGGCGGCGGCTCCGAGGCGGTCGAAACGGCACTGAAGCTGGCCCGGCAATACCAGGTTGAAACCGGGCACGCAAGGCGCTTTCGCATCTTGAGCCGATGGCAGAGCTACCACGGAGCGACGCTCGGCGCGCTGGCTGTTTCCGGCAACCGGCGCCGCCGTGACATCTACGTGCCCATGGTGCGCCGCCCGCGACAGTTCGAACACGTCGGACTTCCCTATTGTTATCGCTGCGCGTACGAGTGCGGCCGGTGCGCACGCTCTTACGCCGACGAGGTCGAACAGGCGCTCGAAGACTCTCGCAGCACAACCGCGGCGTTCATCTTCGAGCCCGTGAGCGGGGCCACGCTGGGCGCAGCCGTTCCGCCGCGGGGATACCTGGAGCGCGTGGCGCGGATGTGCCGCAGGCGCGGCGTCCTGCTCATCGCCGACGAGGTGATGACGGGCTTTGGCCGCACGGGGCGCAACTTCGCGGTCGAGCACTTCGGCGTCGAGCCGGACATCCTCGTGGCCGGCAAGGGCATCGCCAGCGGCTACGCGCCGCTGGGCGCGGTGATTGCCAGCCGCGATGTGGCAGACGCCATCGCGCGCGGTTCCGGCGCGTTCGTCCACGGGTTCACGTACAACGCTCACCCGGTGGCCATGGCCGCCGGACGTGCCGTGCTGAGCTACATGCGGCGCAAGCGGCTGGTCCCGGCGGCGGATTCCGCCCGCGGAGGCTCAGCCGCCGCCGCGTTTGCGCGCGCACTCGACTTGCTGCGCCAATGCCGCTCGGTCGGCGACGTGCGTGGCATCGGACTTTTGCGCGGCGTCGAGTTCGTGGCCGAGAAGGAGAGCAAGCGGCCTTTTCCTCCGAAACTCGATTTCGCCGGACGTGTGGCCCAGGCGGCGGCGCGGCGCGGAGTGTTGGTTTATCCCATGCAGGGCTGCGTAGACGGCCTGCGCGGCGACCACTTGCTGCTGGCGCCGCCCGCCGTGATCACGCCCCAGGAGATCGCCTGGGCGGTGGAGCGCCTGCACGCCGCCATCGAAGAGGCGGAGGGGAACTAA